The Biomphalaria glabrata chromosome 13, xgBioGlab47.1, whole genome shotgun sequence sequence AGTTAAGTCAAAGGATCTCCAAGCATTTCAATCCAATATTTACTTCAAGCCAAAATTTCGCACATAGCATGGTTGGAAATTTAGGCACAGGACATTTAGGCTGCGGTAAATCGGAGTGGGTATTGTTGAAGGGTAACACAGGCAACCCTCCACTCAAAACTTTACATTTACTTAGGATTTATACGTTCCTGAATGTTAACAGTAGAGAAGGGTAGTGACatttaatatttctattttattaacaATGGATCTGaagtatttagtttaactaataaTATACACAATATGCGTAATTATGAAGACCGAAAAATCACCGTCAAACTTTGGGATTGGGGGTAAAGGTGAAGCGATGATTGGATCACATTCCGTACACTGAACCTAGTGATGTCTATTATGTAATGACTCTTGTACCAGAGCATTTATATTCCTCACATTCTGATGACCATTTTTTAACCCGTTTTTTCAGCatgaaaatgtaattaaaatatttatggttgtattttttaaaatagttaccAATAGCTCAGACCCTAACATACTCTTCTTTCAGCAGGTAACCATGGCGTCTACCATTCCAAAGCTCTTGACTTTCCTTGTTGTCCAGTTAGTAATCGTAGATGTGTCAGCGAAGACTGCTATTCAATGTCTTGAAGGGGTCAATAAAACAATGGTGCCATTGTCTTGCGGTAATCAATACATTGACATCAAGAACGTGAGTGTGGGAACTCCTACCCGGAAAAGGTACGTCATATCATGTCAGGCTGTATACAATGAACCATATGATGGTCTAAAGATGGGTAGGGGTAgtgaaaaataaagttccctattcagaccttgtggtctatagggcagatgatgcaaagtgTCACGGATGTATGTGTCTGTTGTGCTTGATGCATTTGACAATACATTGATAATAACAATCCTAGTTGCTTGGGTATCTTGTATGGTGTATGCGAGTTCTATTACTAAGACATACACCGTTACAAACAAATACGGAAAGGGTCAATGCACAGTGACTAAGTTCACTCGTGATGAAATAGAAGAACGAACTTGAATGCAGActgggccacagtcgagtcagtCACTAAAAGCGATGTCATCCCTTCAAGAGGCCTAGCAGTAACTGTCCCAAAAGTCTAAAATAATAATCTCTCTGtcgtcaataaaaaaaatgtcgcgttcaaagtctaTTACAGTGCgttactaaactaaactaacaaAAGGTCAGCTATTTCTGTGacttacggttaacgagtgtatcatgtggccagcaccacgATCAACCaccttaactttccccaactgtcaggtacccattagagctgggtggactcatagggtcccaaagatcccgaaattaaaaatctcaagtcttcaccagtattTAATCCCGgcacccccggttcggaagccaagcgctttaccgctcagccatcgcgGCTCTTGGGGCAGATAAAATTAAGTTTCGAGGATGGTGGAAATAGTTTGAGTAAGATGTAGGCAAGTTTTCTTAAGAATACAGCTAACGATTAAAGTAAAACTACCAAAAAAACACAAACGAATACCATTAAGCTTAAGTTTATACGTGTTTGGGTTGGGAAAAGTCGCAGTCAGAATGTTTCATTTAAACTGATTTTGCATTCTATCTGTATGaacctggaaaaaaaaatggggaggGGCGCATTTATTTCCCTCGCACGCACgcatcacagaaaaaaaaatctgcacgTCCAATTTGTGGTTTCAGTATGCACTGTAGGTAGCAGTTTTGAGAGGGCCGGATAGAACAGAGCCGGATCGTAGTTTAGGCATCActctgaaaaacaaatcaagcaCTTTCAAGATTGGAAAATATGTAGAAGCCAAACACATTGTCATCATCATTTTATTTCCTGAATTTGACCCAGTATTTCTCTTATCCATCTCATTCTGTTACTGCTCTTTTAGCCTTCTCTCCTAAATATAATTCTGAATCGTTAGCAATTACTGGAAATTTTGTGTTTATTACAAAATTACATACCTAACGTAGAACGATACATTAGACGTAGAACGATACATTAGACGTAGAACGATACATTAGACGTAGAACGATACATTAGACGTAGAACGATACATTAGACGTAGAACGATACATTAGACGTAGAACGATACATTAGACGTAGAACGATACATTAGACGTAGAACGATACATTAGACGTAGAACGATACATCAGACGTAGAACGATACATTAGACGTAGAACGATACATCAGACGTAGAACGATACATTAGACGTAGAACGATACATCAGACGTAGAACGATACATTAGACGTAGAACGATACATTAGACGTAGAACGATACATTAGACGTAGAACGATACATTAGACGTAGAACGATACATTAGACGTAGAACGATACATTAGACGTAGAACGATACATTAGACGTAGAACGATACATCAGACGTACATTAAATGCAAGTATTAAAacacttggtccctggtgctgtttcTAATTTGTCTAAAATGTATGTATTCAtgtgcatagacaagacataaaacaataaaaaatcaatcaatcaattacTGATAAATTAGTATACTATGTGATACTAACAAGGGAAatgaatccttcagtattcactgaTATGGCTAATTATGTAGCCAttggtccccttagataattgtaattatttctcacacacccattcctggatctagttgaaattttgaataattatttgttgtaccttacaaaatatgaatcatttttttaaattctcaaaattttggtaattatttttttttatatccaacCAGTAAAATTTCATTTGATTGAGTTGTACGTGCGGGACTATTTTCTCTTTGATAGGCTTTGTTTTATACGAAAGGAATTTTAAACCTTGcttgtttttgtctttaaatGTCTATTCAACAAAGTTTATATGATAAATGTGTCGGAAGTGAGCATCCCCCTGCGACGTTACATTTGAGTTGAAACCTTCTTTGGCTTACAAAAAGCAATGATATCTATTAAtgtttctaatttctttctttccctAGCGGATGTGACATAGACTCTACAAATGACGTCTGCTGTAACCAAAGCAATGCATGTCTCTACCCCAATACAACCTTGTTCAACGAGTTGGCCTCTTGGTGTTTTCAGAGAAAGTCATGTGACATACCATTGTGGGCTGTGGCCTCAATAGCACAGTCCTGTAATTCCAGCGTGTATCAACTTTTTGCCACGTTCATGGTCGTTGATTACGAATGTGTGGACACTCCTCCCACTTCTACTTCTACGACCACAACTATGCCGTCTGCATCCACAGTAGCAATGCCAATGACCACCAGCTTCTACAGCAACAACTTGACCATGGGAGAGCAGGCCGCCATCATCTGCTGCATCATGCTGTTCATCGTCCTCATCGGCACTGCCGTGGTCATCTACAAGAGAATCAAGTATGGTCCACCCGAAGATTTCAGAAAGCTCTTCAGCAAACCCCCAGAAAACCCAGGCAATGACAGCCCTGGTATGACCCCATGGTTACCAGGCGAAGCACAAGAACAGGTGTACCAGAAAATGGCCGAAacccaaaagaagaaaaagagaaagttcccgaaatttaaattttaaaatataatatgaaCATGTAAAGCAACATTTTCTGAATCCTTGGACCAAAAAGCTGGAAAGACATTATGATACTattcaagaaataattgtggatGGTATGatacatacacatttttatgtGATTTAGCTGTATTGAGATTTTAAAGCTTGGCTATTACAAAGTGTCTGGTTTTAAAATCTATCAACATAGTTTAAGATTGTCAATTTATTTGTTCCCAAGAACTAAATCCTGagcatctaatttttaatattttttctccCAGATTGTTAAATCTTCTAGTActattttattcttatatattttaaaacacaatatgTAATTATTTTAGACCAATGCTTCTCTGGTGTGTTTAAATACTTTGCAAAgaactttttatttgtattgttgTATTCCAATTCCATTGTTCTGTGCACTGTTTTATAATATTGCGTGCGTATTTATTCAGTACGCTTACTTGAAGTTAGAGAGAATAAATATTCATCAAACTGAGTTATTAAAACACTTAGTACATCTATcaatgattaaaaataaatcaatgattTTCAAAACACATTAAATAATGAGCAGATCTattttcaagaaaacattatagATCAGAGTTCATTTTGAAATATAGAACGACTGAATCTCAATCTCTTCTTATAGTAATAAAAGACAATAGAATATTATTCCCAAAAATAGATGTTCAGGtcattacaaatatattttcactATTTGCCCAATTGCAATGAGCAAAATGACAGagaatttttaaatctaaagtTAATATtcatactgaaaaaaaaagtgaaaatatgACAGCATGTCTGTTGACATGACACCTGTATGCTGACATCTGATTGATACATAGATTGTTGACATGTGACATTTACATGCCCACATTTGAATAACATCTAGATGACATGTGAAGGACACCTAGCTATGGGAACGAGACATAGATTGCTGACATGTGAATGACACTTAAATTATGACATGACGTTTGTACTGAAGAATTTACTagttgcaaaaaaaatattttggtcttgcatttttttttattgcatttaccttgtttattaaagtatttttttttagtgaacaTATGCATTTACGTGAGCCTGTCACTGTTCAAGTGAACACTATTTGTTTGTCCGGTTTTACATGTAGTACAGATTTGTATTGCAGATTTGTATTGCATCTAtaacttgttttaaattaatttttaaaaaataaaatattgaaatatatagatttagtctGTATTGATGTTACAGTATATAAAGTAAATACATACATTTCAATTAGACAATTATACGGGTACtgatcattggcctccttcagtcgtagaacgactattgCTCATCTCTTGGAGTACCTTTCTCCGtgactgtagagccctattCTGGAGAGACACCCCCATCCATATACAAGGCAGGTGAATCTGACAGAGCCTTGAATGAGACGAAAGCCTGGACATGGCTAGGGTCAGAACAATTTATCAATTTTATTTAGccggtgaccggtcacttcatccccggtcattgcATCCTTGGTCGcctcatccccggtcatttcatcgcaaattaaatatattttgcttattcATTGTGTAATTGTGCTGTTAAGACTCTTTGGctttaagccctcatttcatctaatatataaatatgtttatttataatacGTCTTGATATTTTTGACAGTCATtatagtgtttatagtgttccccTACTCTCTTCACACATgggaaatgaaagaaaatatttcaataagtgGACATATTGTAATGCGgagtattttagttttattgttaCTGTTTCTTGTTGGGAAGTCAATATTACCCTGCATGATGTAATGATCAAAGTCCAAGGTGTGGTGGCAGAGATAGAAGTACGATAAGAATatttatgatcatgccgctctGCGCTCATAATTTATCATCAATAGCCAATGTGAGggggaagtagtggaaatctattgagagatgagaatgattagaatacttatgatcttgccgctgataacttatttCCTGAAGGCCATTGAGCACTTTGTTAATCGTTCTTTCTTGAATATGAGCGTGTTATTTCAAAATCTGTTATAACGTTTTATGTACTCAACTAAACGCTGACTTCAAGAAATACGCCACACACTGGCCAAGACGTTACAAACGATGTACAGCTATATGAATCAATGGATCAAAAGCTTATCTGATTGATTTTAATTAACacgcaaaaacaattttttacatATAACTCTATATCTATAGATGTTAATGTGCACATAATTAAGATGGAAAGCAATAATGaaagtattattattcatttttaattataattataacaataataatgaacaACAATACCTCAACTATCAGAGCATGCGATTCACAGACTGTAAAATGGTTATCTAACACCCAATAACAATCCAATCCATCAACATAGCAAAACACAATGAGAATGATGTCAATAATGTAATAAAGCTCtacattaaaataacaatataaataacgATATAAAATTCAGCAGGATTTAActtctggaaaaaaaatctgaattaaCATAATGAAAACAGAGGTTTTTCAGTATTTTTACAGATTGATAATCTAACAGCTCAGTTAACGGTTCAACATAGGacctggaaatatttttttttgtactaatcTTGTTCTGTATCATTTAAAATGCTCACACACCAGCAGATAATTAAAGGCATCACCTATTTCATGTGTGCAAAATGGACATATTCTATCTTTATAATTCGTCCTCTTGAGACGACCTAGATCTACTGGAAAATTGATATTACTACttctaatatttaaaacaagtaaAGCTTCCCTAGATTGAATCAACGGAAACTCTTTTTTTATGTGGATAAGCGCACAATATTTTTCCGAAACTGACAGTTGTGTGATTGGTCTGTAGTTTTTTTGATTATTCATACTGCCTTTGTTTGTATAAATTGGGCTTATAATTCCAATAGACCAAATCTCATAAAAGATTCCCAAAGTGAATATAGCGTTAAATAGTTATGGTGGTattattgaaatttatttttagaactatcatcaagtttaaaattgatatagtgtagatctagattctagatatataaatatataaagtagagagattatgatcaggattagtaggtGTACTAGTTGGTAATTGTGTTCGCATGGGAAACCTGttaagttcatttttttaaaatttcctagcccgtctactccaatatattaatcgaCATTGTTGGGGAGAGGTACGTATCTGGGAGCAGTGGCGTCTCTAAGGTTTGTGAGGGGTGCCGTCGCCCCAGGTGATACCATTTTGGGGATGACAACCAAGTTAAAAAAAtgggttcccggtcatttcatccccggtcatttcatcccctggtcacttcatcccctggtcacttcatccccggtcacttcatccccggtcatttcatcccctggtcacttcatccccggtcatttcatcctctgatattttcatcatctgatcatttttatctaacaaattgtaattttaaaaatcattaaatgagcaatatttaatgtattcattttttatttaaatgacaaaattgtaacacgtgtttaaaaggaattaaagcaaaacttacacaggcgacatgatatcacgaggatgggtgaactccgcctttattagaaaaaaataaaaccttatttcaaggctaaaaatgacgcgcccattttcaagaaagagcgattgaaaaataaaatacagtgaaacatggtcgtactttcaccacaccttggcctttgatgataagttatcagcggcacggtcataattattgtaatcgcacttctatctctcaaaagatttccacaacttgcaccacaccttggcctttgatgataagttattagcggcatgatcatacttattgtaatcgcacttctatctctcaaatgattttttactacttccaccaaaccttggccttcgatccggataatattatgatattataacccccacatccaatagaagcgatatagctaagtacacatccagatttacaataaaatataagatttctcattaagaaaacaaagtggaagaggaaacactataaacgcattagtaacaagtcacaaaatgtcaaaaagcattctacataatcatatttatatataaaatatttaattggggatgaagtgaccgggggatgaagtgaccaagggatgaagtgaccaggggatgaaatgaccggggatgaagtgaccggggatgaagtgaccaggggatgaaatgaccggggatgaagtgaccggtcaccaaAAAATGATATCTTGACAAGAGCAGACACATCACAAAAGATAATTAGATTATAAGATCTCTTGCTAGATGCCCAAACATGCCAAGACACATCTAGATGATACCGCAGGAGAATAGCCCAAGCACAATGTTATACCATTAATgtcttaaagtataacaaatGAAACCTGTTCGGGTGATGTtaagtatgtttttttaattttcattaaatattataaaatttgcaatctgtggcattttacgtctcgagagacgatcttttccctttgcaacttcttgtgtgactaaagaggccaatccttgatacacagctgcgatcgcaggttgggcatatataatcaccaggcgccgttgcattttcacccttctttctgcttctgttgtgtatgacatctgcaatctgtgacccttcctttatgctctctctccatgtggatctgtccagtgccacctcttcccagttgccagtgtcgattttgaatagcttcatgtcgcgtttgcatacatccgtataacgtaaaagtgggcgaccagcggctctcctgccttctattagatcgccatacaggatgtcctgtggaagtcgacctactggcattctacgaacgtggccaagccagccaaggcgtctgctgctgataacagagcggatgtcctggcatcctgctctatgtagcacttcctcattggttatcttatcttgccacttattttaaagatccgccttaggcatcggagggggaagacattcagctttttttcctgccatgagtaggttgaccatgtttcacttccgtacagctaggtgctcaacacacaggtccggtagactagggctttagtactgatagttagcaatatgttgtcccagactcttttctgcaaccgtgacatggtggccattgccttggctatcctgttgtttatgtctttatccagtagtgttgttggatatgatggagccaaggtaacaaaagtgatcaacaacttctagtggttggccattaatgcttacttgaggtgcagtgtttgtgttttggacaagtatcttagtcttgctttgactgatgtttaagccgaacttctggcaagcagcagatagtttgtcaaccatggactgtagctgaatatcagaatcagccacaatagctgcatcatcagcatacaggagttccctgacgagtagcttcctaaccttggtttttgcccgcagccttgatacattaaatagttttccagaggatcttgtatggagaaacacaccttcgtttatgtcgctgtacgcataatgcagtagacaggagaagaatatgccaaacagagtaggtgcgagcacacatccctgcttgacactactgcaaacctcaaaaggtgctgattgggctccattgaatttgacagtacatttagtttcctcgtgaaaacactcaattaacttcagtagtttgggagggcaacctattttcctcaggattttgaaaaggccacttctgctgaccatgtcaaaagctttagtcagatcgacaaaaacaatgtaaaggggtctgtctctctctctgaatttctcctgcagtagtcgtagagaagatatcatgtctatagtggatctaccactcctgaatccacactgagactctgggtagactctagaagctatcacttgcagcctggatagtgcaactctagcaaagattttgcccactatactgaggagagagatacccctatatttgttgcagtcactccgatcccctttgttcttgtatattgtgactatagttgcgtcacgcatgtcctgtgggacatgacctgtttcccaacagcggcagaggagaatatagagttcagggagctggagtgattcgttgactttcactacttccactgggataccatcgctcccaggagattttctattttttaagcagttaattgcttttttgaggtcactaaggctcggaagctcatctaggcattccagtactggaagatctggtagagaagccagggcgacatcgtctactgtattctgcaataacatttgaataaatgtcataaacattgtgatttttttttatagaattgacactcattttacacttgagtaaaaatcaataaaagaagTTAATCAGCTaactgtattggttcaacatAAAGAATTAACTAGTAATAGTGTTTATTGGGacatatttgaagaaagttgatggCGGAGGGGTGATATTCTGAGTGTGTCACCGACATTGTCTGTGGGGTCTCCGTGTTGTTTTTAGGTGATCAttttggatctctactctatttattccagaagagttagaagagtcttatcaaagacgaagtgttgtcctgtttgcttttatttgaaaaataacaccaaatgatttttaaaaattgtattgcttaaacgatcaaaacaagactatggcttgaatattcctcgtccattggtgaattcgaTGGGGGCCGCCTATGACtatgtgtgataacacaaactctctttgtaatcttgttcttagttaatgtttttttcacattcacAGGATATCACAAAATGGATAATGAGAATAAATGATCAAAAGGTTGAACGTTGACATTGTTAACTTTATGAAATACTTTAATATCTGCTAATATGTTGTCAATGACTGTATCACAGCTAGTGGTGGCAGTAGCAGATAAGGGCCCTCTCTTCCGTTCAATAGAATTGTATTAGTGTTTTGACACACATTGATACCTTTCTACCCCTGGTATATACTGTACTAGCATCAGTGTTTGTACGGGTAAGTAGTATACCATTTCGTACAAGTAATTCATTGGAGTGTACATTTAGCTCAATGTACGTTTCGTGGGGATTTATTATTTTCACCGTTTCATAGTCTTCTACTTCTCTAGTATACGCGTTAAAATCTTCTAGTATTATCATGTCATTACTAATTAATCATTTCTTGCTGATTGCAGCTTCTGGCAtactaaaaaaatgtgtttgtgcATAAGGCGAACTTTCGAGCATATActatcaatattaaatataaatgtgaagctaggtgctgaaacaatgaACATTACATACATATTGAACATAGATGAaaagcagcaccagggaccaagtttttaaattagagaaagtagtgaattaaatgcgacgaaaataagggacgAACCTGTGACCCCGGAAACGACAACACCGCCGCCTAGCGGTAATGCTCTGCAAAACGAACTTTGTTAATGCTAATTGCGTAGACGTATCTGTGAAGTCGACCTGTTAGGCAGCTACGAGGCACCATAGCAGAGTTTCTTACCAGGGCACTAAGGGAGTCTATACATGTCGACCTTATCACCAATTAGAGTTAATCCCTAATATTGTCTCTGTGCTTTATTTTTGATAGAccttattacaattttaaaaaaatatcattacgGATGAGTAAACTGCTGACTGTCTTTGAGGAATGCCTGCAATAGCGGTCAGTTGACAGTAGATTGCTGATAGCAAAAATATGGTcaagagaataaaaaaataaagatagtaTCTACtttgttattcaaacattattttaatgtgCTCTAGATTTATGAACACAACGGACTTAGTTATGACATTGTCTggagaaatatatttgtatgtatgtcatttctaaatgtgtataaaataattgatatatTACATGTATGTGACTTTACGTTCACGTAATAAATTTGATCTAGATAATCAATTATAGACAGA is a genomic window containing:
- the LOC106057386 gene encoding uncharacterized protein LOC106057386 — translated: MASTIPKLLTFLVVQLVIVDVSAKTAIQCLEGVNKTMVPLSCGNQYIDIKNVSVGTPTRKSGCDIDSTNDVCCNQSNACLYPNTTLFNELASWCFQRKSCDIPLWAVASIAQSCNSSVYQLFATFMVVDYECVDTPPTSTSTTTTMPSASTVAMPMTTSFYSNNLTMGEQAAIICCIMLFIVLIGTAVVIYKRIKYGPPEDFRKLFSKPPENPGNDSPGMTPWLPGEAQEQVYQKMAETQKKKKRKFPKFKF